In the Ursus arctos isolate Adak ecotype North America unplaced genomic scaffold, UrsArc2.0 scaffold_5, whole genome shotgun sequence genome, one interval contains:
- the TAF9 gene encoding transcription initiation factor TFIID subunit 9, which produces MESGKMASPKSMPKDAQMMAQILKDMGITEYEPRVINQMLEFAFRYVTTILDDAKIYSSHAKKATVDADDVRLAIQCRADQSFTSPPPRDFLLDIARQRNQTPLPLIKPYSGPRLPPDRYCLTAPNYRLKSLQKKASTSAGRITVPRLSVGSVTSRPSTPTLGTPTPQTMSVSTKVGTPMSLTGQRFTVQMPTSQSPTVKASIPATSTVQNVLINPSLIGSKNILITTNMVSSQNTANESSNALKRKREDDDDDDDDDDDDYDNL; this is translated from the coding sequence ATGGAGTCTGGCAAGATGGCTTCTCCCAAGAGCATGCCGAAAGATGCACAGATGATGGCACAAATCCTGAAGGATATGGGGATTACAGAATATGAACCAAGAGTTATAAATCAGATGTTGGAGTTTGCCTTCCGATATGTGACCACAATTCTAGATGATGCAAAAATTTATTCCAGCCATGCTAAGAAAGCTACTGTTGATGCAGATGATGTGCGATTGGCCATCCAGTGTCGTGCTGATCAGTCTTTTACCTCTCCTCCCCCAAGAGATTTTTTATTAGATATTGCAAGGCAAAGAAATCAAACGCCTTTGCCATTAATCAAGCCATATTCAGGCCCCAGGTTGCCACCTGATAGATACTGCTTGACTGCTCCAAACTATAGACTTAAGTCTTTACAAAAAAAGGCATCTACTTCTGCGGGAAGAATAACAGTTCCACGGTTAAGTGTTGGTTCAGTTACTAGCAGACCAAGTACTCCCACACTTGGTACACCAACCCCACAAACCATGTCTGTGTCAACTAAAGTAGGGACTCCAATGTCTCTCACAGGGCAAAGGTTTACAGTACAGATGCCCACTTCACAGTCCCCAACTGTAAAAGCATCAATTCCTGCAACATCCACAGTTCAGAATGTTCTGATTAATCCATCATTAATTGGGTCCAAAAACATTCTTATTACCACTAACATGGTGTCATCACAAAATACTGCCAATGAATCATCAAATGCGTTGAAAAGAAAAcgagaagatgatgatgatgacgatgatgatgacgatgatgactaTGATAATTTGTAA